GCGCTTACATTAAAAGGTAATAAAATATGTCACCTCCTTTTGTTCCATATTTTCACACATATTAGCTTTTGATAGTGTTAAAAAACTATCAATTAACAACGAAATGAAAGATTAAAAAGAAAATACCTAACTGTAGGCGCGGAACTATCAATGATAATACTAGCTTTTTAGGTTTAAACAGCCTCATTATTCATGGGAAATGAGGCTGTTAATGCACTAGAACAAGATTATAAGCATATAGTGTAGCAGTTCATGACATAATTTATAGGTTTAGAGGATGATAGTTCGGCCGATACTAATCAAAAGGGGGTGAACCTGTTTTGGAGGAACTATTACGCACACGTAAGGCGTCTGTGAAGGATTGTCTGATATGTAAAAATGAAAAACAACAGGGCATACACATTTTGGGAGCGTTTATTTGCCATGAGTGTGAAAGAGAGATGGTATGTGCAGATGTCACAGATGATTGTTATAGTGTATATGTAGAACGATTAAAAGGGCTGGAAACGGAGATGTTTATACGTGAAAAAAAGAAGCAGGTCATTAAATAACCTGGCTTCTTTTTTATAGAATAAGTTTGATAAAAGAGTGAAGAGAGCACTCACTGACTTTTATTTACGCTGTAAAAAATGAATTAAAAGACTTATATTATTTTTAAAAGCAATATGTCATAGAGTTCGTTATAATAATAGGAAGGAAGAGAGAAAGTAGGCATTTTATGAAGCAAAGTGATAAGCCATTATTTAATAAATTAATTAAACATGCTACTAAAATACCTCATTCTTTTCATGTGCCTGGTCATAAAAATGGTGATGTATTTGGGAAAGAAAAGTCACTATTTAGCTCAATACTTACAATCGATCAAACTGAAATTACCGGTTTGGACGATTTACATAATGCTGAAGGAGTTATTGCAGAAGCAGAGAGACTGACTGCTGAACTTTACGGGGTTCACTCAACGCACTTTCTAGTGGGGGGGTCAACAGTAGGTAATTTAGCAATGAGCCTTACTTTTCTTAAGCGAAACGATAAGGTGATCGTACAGCGGAATAGTCATCAGTCGGTTTTCCATGGAATAGAATTGGCAGGGGCCCACCCCATTTTTATTGAACCGGAAAGAGAACCACTATCTCAGTTAGCGTTAGGTGTATCTATTGAGACATTGCAAAAAGCGATAAAATGCTATCCGGAGGCAAAAGCTGTCTTTATTACTCAGCCATCTTATGAAGGGTATACACAATCGCTAGTCGATCATGTTAAAGCGGCTCATGGAGCAAATATGGTTATCTGTGTAGATGAAGCACACGGGGCTCACCTCTTGACAGCAAATCAAAACAGTTGGCCTGAAAGTGCTGTGGCTGCAGGGGCAGACGTCGTCATCCAATCAGCGCATAAGACGTTACCAGCTATGACAATGGCCTCTTGGCTGCACATCAATAGCACATCCATAACAGCAGAGCATCTGTCTTATTACTTGCGCTTATTACAGTCGAGCAGCCCGTCATATCCATTGATGGCGTCACTTGATCTTGCTAGAGCATACGTTGCTACCATCAGTAGTGCTGATTGGAAAGAGAAAGCTCTTAAAATGAATGAATTTAAAAGAGCGTTTAAAACGGGTCACGAGTGGTTTTGTGCGGATCAAGCGACCAATCAATTTATACAAGACCCTTTAAAAGTGGTTTTAATTACCCCTTTACAAGGGCTACCTTATTTATGGAAGCGGAGAATGGAAGAAAAGAATGTCTATCCCGAACTTGTTTCACCACATCATCTTCTTTTAACATTACCGCTTACGTGGGATAGCAACAAGACAGAGAAGTGGGTGCCATTTTTTCAACAGATATTTCAACAGTCGTTAGTGGAAAAGGGGAATTTTAAACGTTGGAGGCCTTTGCAATATGCTGCAAAGAAAAAACCTGTCTCAGCTCAACGACTGACATTTGAAGAGATGACTACAGCAACTCAAGATGTTAGCCCGTGGCAGAAAAGTGAGGGAGCCATAGCAGCAGAAACAATCACACCTTATCCTCCAGGAATTCCCCTCATTATAAAGGGGGAACAAATCACATATAATCATTTGGAACAGCTAGCAGACTTAATTGAAATGAAAGCAGCTTTCCAAACAGGAAAGCATTGGATAGAAGAAGGAATTAAGATATTTTCAATATAGAGGAGAATGCATAGTGTCAGGGTTATTTATTACGTTTGAGGGTGGTGAAGGGGCAGGGAAATCAACTGTTCTTTCTCGTATAAATGAACGACTTGTAAAGGAAGGGTATAACGTGCTGGCAACACGTGAGCCTGGTGGAAGTCTCATTGCGGAAAAAATAAGGCAAGTGATTTTAGATCCAGTTCACACTGAAATGGACAGTCGGACGGAAGCATTGCTATATGCGGCTGCAAGAAGACAACACCTTGTCGAGACGGTCCTGCCTCATTTAAAGAAGGGGGGACTAGTCCTTTGTGACCGTTTCGTGGATAGTAGCCTTGTTTACCAAGGTGTTGCTAGAGGGATAGGGGTAGATGATGTTAGAAATATTAATTTATTTGCAACGGAAGGTAAATTACCGGACTTGACATTATTTTTTGATGTTGTTCCTGAAATAGGTCTAGCCAGAATTACAAACCACGATGGTCGAGAATTTAATCGTCTTGATCGTGAATCTCTGAAATTTCATGAACAAGTCAGGGGGGCCTATCATCAGCTTCATAAGCAAGAGCCGGAAAGAATTCGCATGGTTGATGCCTCGCATCCATTAGAAAGGGTGATGGTGGAGACTTGGGAAGAAATTAAGCAGTTTATTGAGGGCTAAAAGTGATGACTAATAAGCAAGATGAAGGCTCTATTTTAGTTATTCTTCGTTAACAGGATTAACAAAAGATTAACTTCATGCCGTGACTTGCGTATAATAAAAGAAACAGTATTATTTAGCTAACATAGGGATAGCATTATGTTTTTATAAATCTAGGGTCTTGAGGAGGGTGAGAGGCATGAAACTTATTATGGCGGTTATTCAAGATAAAGATAGTAATAGACTGTCAGAGGCACTGGTGGGACATGATTTTCAAGCGACAAAGTTAGCCAGTACTGGAGGTTTCCTTAAAGCTGGAAACACCACCTTTATGATTGGGGTTCAAGATAAAGACGTAGAAATGGTACTTAGTATTATTAAGGAAAATTGCCAGGCAAGGGAACAGCTTGTAGCTCCTATCTCCCCAATGGGTGGAAATGCTGATTCTTACGTGCCTTATCCAGTAGAAGTTCAAGTTGGGGGAGCCACTGTCTTTATTTTACCGGTAGAACAGTTCGAAAAATTCTAATAGTATGACATAACTGTCATTTCTGGGGGGACGAAAGGGATGTCATTGTCCAAGTTCCCCCTACTAAGAGCCGCTTTCGAACAATACTTATCTAGTTGAGGAGTTACTGCCATGAGAAATTGGAAGGAAATGGCCGAAACCCAACCGGCAATTGTAAAAATGTTAACAAATAGTGTCACGAAGGGGCGGCTTGCACACGCCTATCTCTTTTCAGGGGGGCGAGGGACAGGAAAAAAAGAGGTGGCCTCCCTGTTGGCAAAGTCTTATTTCTGCGAACAGAAAATAGGGCTAGAGCCTTGCCAATCTTGTAGAGAATGTCAGAGAATAGATTCCGGTAATCACCCGGATATTCATGACATTTCTGCTGACGGCACGACCATTAAAGTGGATCAAATCCGACAGTTAAAAAAAGAGTTTAGTTTACGAGGTATGGAATCCCATAAAAAGTTTTATATTGTAAATGAAGCGGATAAAATGACAGATGCAGCAGCGAACAGCTTGTTAAAGGTACTTGAAGAGCCTGATGGTGAAGCGGTGGCTGTATTGATAACGAGCCATATTCAGAGAATATTGAAAACCATTCTTTCCAGAGCTCAAATTCTTTCGTTCGCGCCTCTACCTGTTGATAAATTGGTTCACCAATTAGTAACGAGTCATACTATTAATGAAAAAGATGCACTTACAGCTTCGAGGCTGACTTCTGATATGGAAGAGGCCCTCCAACTATGCCAGAATGATTGGATTGCACAGGCAAGAAATAAAGTGATACAATTAATTGATGATCTTACTTTGCGTCCAAGGTATGTATTCATTACGCTGCAGGAAGAATGGATTCCTTTTTTTAAGGAAAAAACAGATGTGCAGATTGGCATTGATTTACTGATGCTTTGGTATAGAGAT
The genomic region above belongs to Bacillus sp. A301a_S52 and contains:
- a CDS encoding dTMP kinase gives rise to the protein MSGLFITFEGGEGAGKSTVLSRINERLVKEGYNVLATREPGGSLIAEKIRQVILDPVHTEMDSRTEALLYAAARRQHLVETVLPHLKKGGLVLCDRFVDSSLVYQGVARGIGVDDVRNINLFATEGKLPDLTLFFDVVPEIGLARITNHDGREFNRLDRESLKFHEQVRGAYHQLHKQEPERIRMVDASHPLERVMVETWEEIKQFIEG
- a CDS encoding cyclic-di-AMP receptor, translating into MKLIMAVIQDKDSNRLSEALVGHDFQATKLASTGGFLKAGNTTFMIGVQDKDVEMVLSIIKENCQAREQLVAPISPMGGNADSYVPYPVEVQVGGATVFILPVEQFEKF
- the holB gene encoding DNA polymerase III subunit delta', with product MRNWKEMAETQPAIVKMLTNSVTKGRLAHAYLFSGGRGTGKKEVASLLAKSYFCEQKIGLEPCQSCRECQRIDSGNHPDIHDISADGTTIKVDQIRQLKKEFSLRGMESHKKFYIVNEADKMTDAAANSLLKVLEEPDGEAVAVLITSHIQRILKTILSRAQILSFAPLPVDKLVHQLVTSHTINEKDALTASRLTSDMEEALQLCQNDWIAQARNKVIQLIDDLTLRPRYVFITLQEEWIPFFKEKTDVQIGIDLLMLWYRDVIRIQVEQTDQIVYIDQEDKLQDQALKLSQMKLGHNLQAVMDAKRRLDANTAPQLLMEQLLLRLQEG
- a CDS encoding sigma factor G inhibitor Gin, yielding MKDCLICKNEKQQGIHILGAFICHECEREMVCADVTDDCYSVYVERLKGLETEMFIREKKKQVIK
- a CDS encoding aminotransferase class I/II-fold pyridoxal phosphate-dependent enzyme; its protein translation is MKQSDKPLFNKLIKHATKIPHSFHVPGHKNGDVFGKEKSLFSSILTIDQTEITGLDDLHNAEGVIAEAERLTAELYGVHSTHFLVGGSTVGNLAMSLTFLKRNDKVIVQRNSHQSVFHGIELAGAHPIFIEPEREPLSQLALGVSIETLQKAIKCYPEAKAVFITQPSYEGYTQSLVDHVKAAHGANMVICVDEAHGAHLLTANQNSWPESAVAAGADVVIQSAHKTLPAMTMASWLHINSTSITAEHLSYYLRLLQSSSPSYPLMASLDLARAYVATISSADWKEKALKMNEFKRAFKTGHEWFCADQATNQFIQDPLKVVLITPLQGLPYLWKRRMEEKNVYPELVSPHHLLLTLPLTWDSNKTEKWVPFFQQIFQQSLVEKGNFKRWRPLQYAAKKKPVSAQRLTFEEMTTATQDVSPWQKSEGAIAAETITPYPPGIPLIIKGEQITYNHLEQLADLIEMKAAFQTGKHWIEEGIKIFSI